In the Hordeum vulgare subsp. vulgare chromosome 7H, MorexV3_pseudomolecules_assembly, whole genome shotgun sequence genome, one interval contains:
- the LOC123406956 gene encoding probable peroxygenase 5: protein MGSKPAETAAAGSQQQQQAEESSLADVYNHELTPLQKHAAFFDRNRDGIIYPSETYQGLRAIGCGVVVSAAGAAFINAFLAPTTVPANVKPPAFKFPIYVKTIQQGKHGSDTDVYDTNGRFVPEKFEEIFKKHAHTRPDALTSKELGEMLKANRDPKDFKGRVGAFGEWRLLYALCKDKDGFLHKETVKAVYDGSVFEKLEREKKEAKEFAKKK, encoded by the exons ATGGGCTCCAAACCTGCGGAGACGGCAGCAGCTGGgagccagcagcagcagcaggcggaGGAGTCCTCCCTGGCGGACGTGTACAACCACGAGCTGACGCCGCTGCAGAAGCACGCCGCCTTCTTCGACAGGAACAGGGACGGCATCATCTACCCCTCCGAGACCTACCAGGGGCTACGCGCCATCGGCTGCGGCGTCGTCGTTTCCGCCGCCGGCGCCGCCTTCATCAACGCCTTCCTTGCGCCCACGACGGTGCCG GCGAACGTGAAGCCTCCGGCTTTCAAGTTCCCGATCTACGTGAAGACCATTCAGCAGGGCAAGCATGGGAGTGACACAGACGTGTACGATACCAACGGAAG GTTTGTTCCTGAAAAGTTTGAGGAGATATTCAAGAAGCATGCCCACACCAGGCCTGATGCCCTAACAAGCAAAGAGCTGGGAGAGATGCTTAAAGCAAACAGGGACCCTAAAGATTTCAAAGGACG GGTGGGTGCCTTTGGAGAGTGGAGACTTCTCTATGCGTTGTGCAAAGATAAGGATGGATTTCTTCACAAGGAGACTGTCAAGGCGGTCTATGATGGCAGCGTGTTTGAGAAGTTGGAGCGAGAAAAAAAGGAAGCTAAGGAATTTGCCAAGAAGAAATGA